From the Selenomonas timonae genome, one window contains:
- a CDS encoding alpha-galactosidase has translation MNIIYHERGKVFHLFNDSISYILMVLPHGGLGSLYYGKVLRDRTGFEHLFERVHRGMSACVFADCRDYSLDAIRQELPTYGSSDFRRPALNVLQENGSRILDMQYTAHRIVDGKPKLAGLPATYVESDDEAKTLIVEVKDAVTGLRAELLYTIFAEGGAIARSVRYSNDGQEVLHLQKVMSMSIDLPDTEYDWMELTGAWTRERHVEIRPLATGITAIGSRRGHSSGQYNPFAALLRRGTTETQGEVLAMTLVYSGNFEMLAEVDNHGVTRLQAGIHSTDFDWKLEPGAEFQTPEAVLVWSDEGLNGMSQTYHRLYQKRLVRGQWREKVRPILINNWEATYFDFTEEKLLTIADKAAECGIELFVLDDGWFGARTSDYAGLGDWTVNRDRLPNGIDGLAEKIEARGMKFGIWVELEMVNEDSDLYRAHPDWVLSVPGRRKSLGRSQCVLDFSRKDVVDNIYEQMEAILASGKVSYVKWDMNRSITECWSHALPADQQGEVFHRYILGLYDLYERLTSNFPHVLFESCASGGNRFDPGMLYYAPQTWASDNSDASERQKIQYGTSMCYPVSSMGSHVSVVPNHQVNRMTPLHTRANTAYFGTFGYELDLNKLTAEEIAEVKEQVVFMKEYREILQFGTFYRLQSPFEGNVTVWMSVSADKKTAIVGWYRTLNRVNYRFERVRLAGLLPDMLYENSRSGACCYGDELMNYGLITTDGTAGEPNAENGLTTDFDSRIYVLKAVE, from the coding sequence ATGAATATCATCTATCATGAGCGGGGTAAGGTCTTTCATCTCTTCAACGATTCCATCAGCTACATCCTCATGGTGCTGCCCCACGGCGGGCTTGGATCGCTCTACTACGGAAAAGTGCTGCGCGATCGCACGGGCTTTGAGCACCTATTTGAGCGCGTCCATCGCGGCATGTCGGCGTGCGTCTTTGCGGACTGCCGCGACTACTCTCTGGATGCGATTCGGCAGGAGCTGCCGACCTACGGTTCGTCGGATTTCCGCCGTCCCGCGCTGAACGTATTGCAGGAGAACGGCAGCCGCATCCTTGATATGCAGTACACAGCGCATCGTATCGTGGATGGCAAGCCGAAGCTCGCGGGTCTGCCCGCGACCTACGTGGAGTCGGACGATGAGGCAAAGACCCTCATCGTTGAGGTGAAGGATGCGGTCACGGGGCTGCGTGCGGAACTCCTCTATACAATTTTTGCCGAGGGCGGTGCGATTGCGCGCAGTGTGCGCTATAGCAACGATGGGCAGGAAGTGCTGCACCTGCAGAAGGTCATGAGCATGTCGATCGACCTGCCCGATACGGAATACGACTGGATGGAGCTGACGGGGGCGTGGACGCGTGAGCGTCACGTCGAGATCCGTCCGCTTGCAACGGGCATCACGGCAATCGGCAGCCGCCGCGGGCACTCCTCGGGGCAGTACAATCCGTTTGCGGCACTCCTGCGGCGGGGAACGACAGAAACGCAGGGCGAGGTGCTCGCTATGACCCTCGTCTACAGCGGCAATTTCGAGATGCTCGCAGAGGTCGACAACCACGGTGTGACGCGACTGCAGGCAGGCATCCACAGCACGGATTTCGATTGGAAACTTGAACCTGGTGCGGAGTTCCAGACCCCCGAGGCGGTGCTCGTCTGGTCGGATGAGGGGCTGAACGGCATGAGTCAGACCTATCATCGTCTTTATCAAAAACGTCTTGTGCGCGGGCAGTGGCGTGAGAAGGTTCGTCCCATCCTCATCAACAACTGGGAAGCGACGTATTTCGACTTTACGGAGGAGAAGCTGCTCACGATCGCGGACAAGGCGGCAGAGTGCGGCATCGAACTCTTTGTGCTCGACGACGGCTGGTTCGGCGCACGCACGTCCGACTATGCGGGGCTCGGCGATTGGACGGTCAATCGCGACCGTCTGCCGAACGGCATCGACGGACTCGCGGAGAAGATCGAGGCGCGCGGCATGAAGTTCGGCATCTGGGTTGAGCTCGAGATGGTCAACGAGGACTCCGATCTCTATCGTGCTCATCCGGACTGGGTGCTCTCCGTGCCGGGGCGGCGCAAGTCGCTCGGACGCTCGCAGTGCGTGCTCGACTTTTCGCGTAAGGATGTGGTCGACAACATTTATGAACAGATGGAGGCGATTCTCGCGAGCGGCAAGGTCTCCTATGTGAAATGGGATATGAACCGCAGCATCACGGAGTGCTGGTCGCACGCGCTGCCCGCCGACCAGCAGGGCGAGGTGTTCCATCGCTACATTCTCGGACTTTACGATCTCTACGAGCGGTTGACATCGAACTTCCCCCATGTGCTCTTTGAGTCCTGCGCCTCGGGCGGCAACCGCTTCGATCCCGGCATGCTCTACTATGCGCCGCAGACGTGGGCGAGCGACAACTCCGATGCGTCCGAGCGGCAGAAGATCCAGTACGGAACATCCATGTGCTACCCCGTGAGCAGCATGGGCAGCCATGTCTCCGTCGTGCCGAACCATCAGGTCAACCGCATGACGCCGCTGCATACGCGCGCAAATACGGCGTACTTCGGGACGTTTGGCTATGAGCTCGACCTCAACAAGCTGACTGCGGAGGAGATCGCCGAGGTCAAGGAGCAGGTCGTCTTTATGAAGGAGTACCGTGAGATCCTTCAGTTCGGCACATTCTACCGTCTGCAAAGTCCCTTTGAGGGAAATGTAACGGTGTGGATGAGCGTGAGCGCGGACAAAAAGACGGCGATCGTCGGCTGGTACCGCACACTGAACCGTGTGAACTACCGCTTCGAGCGTGTACGTCTTGCGGGGCTCCTGCCGGATATGCTCTACGAGAACAGCCGCAGCGGTGCATGCTGCTACGGTGATGAGCTGATGAACTACGGACTCATTACGACGGACGGTACGGCGGGTGAGCCGAATGCAGAGAACGGACTGACCACAGACTTTGATTCGCGCATCTATGTGCTGAAGGCAGTTGAATAG
- a CDS encoding LacI family DNA-binding transcriptional regulator: protein MKATIVDVAKASGVSVATVSRVVNGNYPVREKTRLKVENAIKKLEYLPNLQARELNTQRSSSIGVVVPSFDNMFFAQVLDGIEEYLRQSSYSLLLACAQNDAAREEECVRDFITRNVSGVIVVSPNTETAVSEFYENTAARLPLVFVNSERERAGISYVTSDQRGGARAALEHLFHYGHERILFVQGENSDSYRIKEKVYREIMRERGAFHPEDIVNVGEGNRIETVENTMFILMDMMLDLQPTAIFCCNDLMAMGAVNACQRMGRRVPQDISVIGYDNTALSQYTAPQLTTIDQNMGDLGREAARLMLKQIEENVTENVVLANTVVERETTGFRVE from the coding sequence ATGAAAGCGACGATCGTTGATGTGGCGAAGGCGTCGGGGGTGTCTGTGGCGACGGTTTCGCGCGTCGTGAACGGGAACTATCCCGTGCGTGAAAAGACGCGGCTCAAGGTGGAGAACGCCATCAAGAAACTGGAGTATCTGCCGAATCTGCAGGCACGCGAGCTGAACACGCAGCGTTCTTCGAGCATCGGCGTCGTCGTACCGAGTTTTGACAATATGTTCTTTGCCCAGGTGCTCGACGGCATCGAGGAGTATCTGCGGCAGAGCTCGTACTCTCTGCTCCTCGCGTGTGCGCAGAACGATGCGGCGCGCGAGGAGGAGTGTGTGCGGGACTTCATCACACGCAATGTTTCGGGCGTTATCGTCGTCAGTCCGAATACGGAGACGGCAGTCTCGGAGTTCTACGAGAACACGGCGGCGCGTCTGCCTCTGGTCTTTGTCAACAGTGAGCGCGAACGCGCGGGCATCTCGTATGTGACGAGCGATCAGCGCGGCGGGGCGCGTGCGGCACTCGAGCATCTCTTTCACTATGGGCATGAGCGCATCCTCTTTGTGCAGGGCGAGAACAGTGATTCCTACCGCATCAAGGAGAAGGTCTACCGCGAGATCATGCGGGAGCGCGGGGCGTTCCATCCGGAGGACATTGTAAACGTCGGCGAGGGCAACCGCATCGAGACGGTGGAAAACACCATGTTCATTCTCATGGATATGATGCTCGACCTACAACCGACGGCGATCTTCTGCTGCAACGATCTCATGGCGATGGGGGCGGTCAACGCCTGTCAGCGCATGGGGCGGCGCGTGCCGCAGGACATCTCGGTGATTGGTTACGACAACACGGCACTCAGCCAATATACCGCACCACAGCTCACAACCATCGATCAGAATATGGGCGATCTCGGGCGGGAGGCGGCACGTCTCATGCTGAAGCAGATCGAGGAGAACGTGACGGAGAATGTCGTGCTTGCGAATACCGTGGTTGAGCGTGAGACGACGGGCTTTCGTGTGGAGTAA
- a CDS encoding UDP-glucose--hexose-1-phosphate uridylyltransferase, whose protein sequence is MCDIQHEISRLLHFARQKGLIAPEDEVYAANRLLDVLHVEEYVPEEVDETLETATPILECMLDYAAEKGLIEGTTDERDLFDTRIMDCVMPRPSEVVNEFHTRYETSPREATDYYYALSIASNYIRKARIDKNIAWKTATEFGDLDVTINLSKPEKDPRDIAKAKLAKAAGYPKCLLCRENEGYAGRVNHPARETHRLIPLDLAGHPWFLQYSPYTYYNEHCIVLNSDHVPMVISRETFENLTAFLEIFPHYFAGSNADLPIVGGSILSHDHYQGGRYTFAMERAAVEQEYRFANYPQVRAGRVKWPMSTLRLTSSDKGALIDLATAILTAWRTYSDASADILAETDAPHNTITPIARRRGADYEFDLVFRNNRTTAEHPLGLFHPHAEVHHIKKENIGLIEVLGLAILPARLKSEMEQIRAELLRGTADIAGIADIEKHADWYRSVRAAHLSVTEGNVDGILRDEIGKVFLEVLTHAGVFKRDAAGMAAFDRWIESIAGV, encoded by the coding sequence ATGTGTGACATTCAGCATGAAATCAGCCGTCTCCTGCACTTTGCGCGTCAAAAGGGGCTGATTGCGCCCGAGGACGAGGTCTATGCGGCGAACCGCCTCCTTGATGTGCTGCACGTTGAGGAATATGTGCCCGAAGAGGTGGATGAAACGCTTGAAACGGCAACGCCGATTCTGGAGTGTATGCTCGACTACGCTGCGGAGAAAGGGCTGATCGAGGGGACGACGGACGAGCGCGACCTCTTCGATACGCGCATCATGGACTGTGTGATGCCGCGTCCGTCCGAGGTTGTGAACGAGTTCCACACGCGCTATGAGACATCCCCACGCGAGGCAACGGACTACTACTATGCGCTGAGCATCGCCTCGAACTACATCCGCAAGGCGCGCATCGACAAGAATATCGCGTGGAAAACGGCGACGGAGTTCGGGGATCTCGACGTGACGATCAACCTCTCGAAGCCGGAGAAGGATCCGCGTGACATTGCCAAGGCAAAGCTCGCGAAGGCGGCAGGCTACCCGAAGTGTCTGCTCTGCCGCGAGAACGAGGGCTATGCGGGGCGTGTGAACCATCCCGCACGTGAGACGCATCGTCTCATTCCTCTGGATCTCGCGGGACATCCGTGGTTTTTACAGTATTCCCCCTATACCTACTACAACGAGCACTGCATTGTACTGAACAGCGATCATGTGCCGATGGTGATTTCGCGCGAGACGTTCGAGAATCTTACGGCATTTCTTGAGATCTTCCCGCACTATTTCGCGGGGTCAAATGCAGACCTTCCGATTGTCGGTGGCTCGATCCTCTCGCATGACCACTATCAGGGCGGGCGTTATACATTTGCGATGGAGCGCGCGGCGGTGGAGCAGGAATATCGCTTTGCGAACTATCCACAGGTGCGTGCGGGGCGTGTGAAGTGGCCGATGTCGACGCTGCGGCTCACGTCCTCCGACAAGGGGGCACTTATTGACCTCGCGACGGCGATTCTCACGGCATGGCGCACGTACAGCGATGCCTCCGCGGACATTCTTGCGGAGACGGATGCGCCGCACAATACGATCACGCCGATTGCACGGCGGCGCGGCGCGGACTATGAGTTCGATCTCGTGTTCCGCAACAACCGCACGACGGCGGAGCATCCGCTCGGGCTGTTCCACCCGCACGCGGAGGTGCATCACATCAAGAAGGAGAACATCGGCCTGATCGAAGTGCTGGGGCTGGCGATCCTGCCCGCGCGTCTCAAATCGGAGATGGAGCAGATCCGTGCGGAGCTGCTGCGGGGAACGGCGGACATTGCGGGAATTGCGGACATCGAAAAACATGCGGACTGGTATCGCTCGGTACGTGCGGCGCATCTGTCGGTCACGGAGGGGAATGTCGATGGGATTCTGCGCGACGAGATCGGAAAGGTGTTCCTGGAGGTGCTCACGCACGCGGGGGTGTTCAAGCGTGACGCGGCAGGGATGGCGGCGTTCGACCGCTGGATTGAAAGCATAGCGGGCGTGTAG
- the galE gene encoding UDP-glucose 4-epimerase GalE, with translation MAILVCGGAGYIGSHAVHALVEKGEQVVIVDNLQTGHRGALNPAAKFYEGDIRDAAVLDKIFTENKIEAVIHFAANSLVGESMEKPLLYFNNNVYGMQVLLEAMVRHGVDKIVFSSTAATYGEPKRVPIHEDDETCPTNTYGETKLTMEKMMKWVSRANDVRYVSLRYFNAAGALPDGSIGEDHKTETHLIPLILQVPTGRRDHITVFGDDYPTPDGTCLRDYIHVVDLADAHVLALEYLRKGGASDIFNLGNGQGFSVKEMIAAAEKATGRSIKVEIGARRAGDPAQLIASSEKARTVLGWKPQFTDVEQVIGTAWKWHESHPHGYED, from the coding sequence GGTTTGCGGCGGTGCGGGCTACATCGGCTCCCATGCGGTGCACGCGCTCGTCGAAAAGGGCGAGCAGGTCGTCATTGTCGATAATCTGCAGACGGGGCATCGCGGCGCATTGAACCCTGCAGCGAAATTTTACGAGGGCGATATTCGTGATGCTGCAGTGCTTGACAAGATTTTCACGGAGAATAAGATCGAGGCGGTCATTCACTTTGCGGCAAATTCGCTTGTCGGCGAGAGCATGGAAAAGCCGCTGCTCTACTTCAACAACAACGTCTACGGAATGCAGGTACTCCTCGAGGCGATGGTGCGGCACGGCGTGGACAAGATTGTCTTCTCCTCGACGGCGGCGACCTACGGCGAGCCGAAGCGCGTGCCGATCCACGAGGACGACGAGACGTGCCCGACGAATACCTACGGCGAGACGAAGCTCACGATGGAGAAGATGATGAAGTGGGTGAGCCGCGCGAACGACGTGCGCTATGTTTCTCTGCGCTATTTCAACGCGGCGGGCGCACTGCCCGATGGCTCGATTGGCGAGGATCACAAGACGGAGACACATCTGATTCCGCTTATCCTGCAAGTGCCGACGGGCAGGCGCGATCATATCACGGTGTTCGGCGACGACTATCCGACGCCGGACGGGACGTGTCTGCGCGACTACATCCATGTGGTCGATCTCGCGGATGCGCATGTGCTTGCGCTCGAATACCTCAGAAAGGGCGGCGCGAGCGATATCTTCAACCTCGGCAACGGGCAGGGCTTCTCGGTGAAGGAGATGATTGCGGCGGCGGAAAAGGCGACGGGACGCTCCATCAAGGTGGAGATCGGCGCACGCCGCGCGGGCGATCCTGCACAGCTCATCGCGTCGAGCGAGAAAGCGCGTACCGTGCTCGGGTGGAAGCCGCAGTTCACGGATGTGGAGCAGGTCATCGGGACGGCGTGGAAGTGGCATGAGAGCCATCCGCACGGGTATGAGGACTAG